In a genomic window of Acidilobus saccharovorans 345-15:
- a CDS encoding putative CRISPR-associated protein, translating to MALRFSHHMTVGTSFLRNASRSAGLIITYRFNDTLWMRYASRSAGLSREQAELLERCSRLDVDAEDECERLAGAGRSDPLLDRLRSYLSSSPYEASAELNSLQPFLEAGMVQRVVLYYYSDSGAAHLVALLLTEYLKRAGVAAEAVPAGEGERNLAAGLLNIMREVGSRALRDQGEGYTIMLNITPGFKAEAAYFTLGLMLRNITALAYYRHEAMKSTVGVPLLHTTALRDAVTSLRAKVGARLEDLDANELVTVIAARLNSGRLSLGPVVKDDLVWAEELLAASGITS from the coding sequence TTGGCCCTGAGGTTCTCCCACCACATGACCGTCGGCACCTCATTCCTGAGGAACGCCTCCAGGTCAGCGGGCCTTATTATAACATACAGATTCAACGATACGCTATGGATGAGGTACGCCTCCAGGTCAGCGGGCCTTAGCAGGGAGCAGGCGGAGCTCCTCGAGAGGTGCTCGAGGCTTGATGTTGACGCCGAGGACGAGTGCGAGAGGCTCGCGGGGGCCGGCAGGAGCGACCCGCTGCTTGACAGGCTCAGGTCGTACCTGAGCTCAAGTCCCTACGAGGCCTCAGCGGAGCTGAACTCGCTTCAGCCCTTCCTGGAGGCCGGCATGGTGCAGAGGGTAGTCCTTTACTACTACTCGGACAGCGGGGCGGCCCACCTGGTGGCCCTGCTCCTGACCGAGTACCTTAAGCGGGCTGGCGTGGCGGCCGAGGCTGTCCCGGCCGGGGAGGGCGAGAGGAACCTGGCCGCGGGGCTCCTGAACATAATGAGAGAGGTCGGCTCGAGGGCCCTCAGGGACCAGGGCGAGGGCTACACTATAATGCTCAACATAACCCCCGGCTTCAAGGCCGAGGCGGCCTACTTCACCCTGGGCCTCATGCTGAGGAACATAACGGCCCTGGCCTACTACAGGCACGAGGCCATGAAGTCAACCGTTGGCGTGCCGCTGTTGCACACAACGGCCCTGAGGGACGCGGTGACCTCCCTGAGGGCGAAGGTGGGGGCGAGGCTGGAGGACCTGGACGCGAACGAGCTCGTTACTGTAATAGCGGCCAGGCTCAACTCCGGCAGGCTCTCCCTGGGCCCCGTGGTAAAGGATGACCTTGTGTGGGCCGAGGAGCTCCTGGCCGCCTCGGGAATCACTTCGTGA
- the cmr4 gene encoding type III-B CRISPR module RAMP protein Cmr4 has product MGGSLLVLAYAVTPVHVGSGRSPGFVDLPFQRDSMGYPVILGSSFKGALRFHLTPPSSGKPNDKGGGNDKDNKLVRCAFGPDIDEGGAKFMGRLVFTDLVPFLYPAPSLSEGYIYVTTKYLLNRAYDILSTVGVSPPKALGAGGTVTVGLREVRYAYTVNVSDVLGGRVDTRSLGYLLKDKAYVFDDDVGLQVVESSLVRVTRNALDDKTKTVKERALWTEEYVPQGTVMVGAMLDSMRGSVDSMGGNDECRDIDVMTELSNKLNRASLFIGGKETVGKGLVRLLIVSGTGAVSGAVR; this is encoded by the coding sequence GTGGGCGGCTCGTTATTGGTCCTCGCCTACGCCGTGACGCCCGTTCACGTGGGCTCCGGCAGGTCCCCGGGCTTCGTTGACCTTCCATTTCAGAGGGACTCGATGGGCTACCCAGTCATATTAGGCTCCTCCTTCAAGGGCGCCCTGAGGTTTCACCTGACGCCCCCAAGCAGCGGCAAGCCCAACGACAAGGGCGGCGGTAACGATAAGGACAATAAGCTAGTGAGGTGCGCCTTCGGCCCAGACATTGACGAGGGCGGGGCTAAATTTATGGGAAGGCTCGTGTTCACCGACCTGGTGCCGTTCCTCTACCCGGCCCCAAGCCTCTCCGAGGGCTACATATATGTGACCACGAAGTACCTCCTTAACAGGGCTTATGACATCCTGTCAACCGTAGGGGTCAGCCCACCTAAGGCCTTGGGCGCCGGCGGCACAGTGACAGTGGGGCTGAGGGAGGTCCGTTACGCCTACACGGTAAACGTAAGCGACGTCCTTGGCGGCCGCGTCGACACGAGGTCTCTGGGGTACCTGCTAAAGGACAAGGCCTACGTCTTTGACGACGACGTCGGGCTGCAGGTTGTGGAGTCGTCCCTGGTAAGGGTCACAAGGAACGCCCTCGATGATAAGACGAAGACCGTCAAGGAGAGGGCCCTCTGGACTGAGGAGTACGTGCCCCAGGGCACGGTTATGGTTGGCGCCATGCTGGACTCCATGAGGGGCAGCGTGGACTCCATGGGGGGCAACGACGAGTGCAGGGACATAGACGTGATGACAGAGCTCAGCAACAAGCTTAACAGGGCCTCGCTCTTCATAGGGGGCAAGGAGACCGTGGGCAAGGGTCTCGTGAGGCTGCTCATCGTAAGCGGCACTGGCGCCGTCAGCGGCGCGGTGAGGTGA